A window from Corynebacterium urogenitale encodes these proteins:
- the rimM gene encoding ribosome maturation factor RimM (Essential for efficient processing of 16S rRNA), with protein sequence MVELQIGRVIKPHGVRGEIVVEVTTDQPEERFKKGEVLTGRQAGKEITLTIKSTRPHQGRLLLTAEEIPDRTAAESLRGVRFFAPPLFDEDDEDSYYDHELEGLRVLNVGNVDADTANARAYEGAQPEPEDIGQVTGVLHGPAGTILEVAIDKDAQLTSAGSNVLIPFRTAIVPIVDLDNEALVITPPDGLLEL encoded by the coding sequence ATGGTTGAACTGCAGATCGGACGTGTCATCAAACCCCACGGCGTGCGTGGGGAAATCGTGGTCGAGGTGACCACGGACCAGCCCGAGGAACGGTTCAAAAAGGGCGAGGTGCTCACGGGGCGTCAGGCTGGTAAGGAGATCACCCTGACGATCAAGTCCACCCGCCCGCACCAGGGTCGGCTTCTGTTGACCGCGGAGGAGATCCCGGACCGGACGGCTGCGGAATCCCTGCGCGGAGTGCGTTTCTTCGCCCCGCCGCTGTTCGATGAGGATGATGAGGACTCCTACTACGACCACGAGCTCGAAGGTCTGCGCGTCCTTAATGTTGGCAATGTGGATGCGGATACCGCCAATGCCCGCGCTTATGAGGGGGCGCAGCCTGAGCCTGAGGACATCGGACAGGTCACCGGGGTGCTGCACGGCCCAGCGGGCACGATCCTTGAGGTTGCTATCGACAAGGACGCGCAGCTGACTTCTGCGGGTTCCAATGTTCTCATCCCCTTCCGGACAGCGATCGTACCCATCGTGGACTTGGACAATGAGGCGCTGGTCATCACCCCTCCTGATGGCCTATTGGAACTTTAG
- the trmD gene encoding tRNA (guanosine(37)-N1)-methyltransferase TrmD: protein MRLDVVTIFPEYLEPLRHALLGKAIEQGILHVGVHNLRSWTHDVHQAVDDSPYGGGPGMVMKPEVWGPALDDVAAGSGPVAESTDLTSSTPHRRTPTALKGDATRAPAGVDTEQRGVENSTPEDARPLLIVPTPAGRPFTQEMAERWSKEEHVVFACGRYEGIDQRVVEDASKTYRVEEISIGDYVLIGGEVAVLVMAEAMVRLIPGVLGNQASHQEDSFQDGLLEGPCYTKPREWRGLEVPPVLLSGNHKKVDRWRRDQSLLRTAQRRPDLIEAARQAGDISSRDHQALDAGASPES from the coding sequence ATGCGTTTGGACGTCGTAACAATCTTTCCCGAATACCTTGAACCTTTGCGCCATGCGCTGCTGGGCAAGGCCATTGAGCAGGGAATTCTCCACGTAGGTGTGCACAATTTGCGCTCGTGGACCCACGATGTGCACCAGGCCGTTGATGATTCGCCGTATGGCGGAGGCCCAGGGATGGTGATGAAGCCCGAGGTGTGGGGGCCTGCTCTGGACGATGTTGCCGCTGGTTCAGGACCGGTCGCGGAGAGCACGGATCTGACCTCCTCCACCCCGCACCGCCGTACCCCTACGGCCTTGAAGGGCGACGCCACGCGGGCGCCTGCTGGCGTCGATACGGAACAACGAGGGGTGGAGAACAGCACGCCAGAGGATGCGCGCCCGCTGCTCATCGTTCCCACCCCGGCAGGGCGACCGTTTACGCAGGAGATGGCAGAGCGCTGGTCGAAGGAAGAACATGTGGTGTTCGCCTGCGGGCGCTACGAGGGAATCGACCAGCGGGTTGTCGAGGATGCTTCGAAGACCTACCGCGTGGAAGAGATCAGCATCGGTGATTACGTTCTCATTGGTGGGGAAGTGGCCGTGCTGGTTATGGCTGAAGCGATGGTTCGCCTGATCCCCGGTGTGCTCGGAAACCAAGCCAGCCACCAGGAGGACAGCTTCCAGGACGGGCTGTTAGAGGGACCGTGCTACACAAAACCGCGCGAGTGGCGGGGGTTGGAGGTTCCTCCAGTGCTGCTCAGCGGAAACCACAAGAAGGTCGACAGGTGGCGGCGCGACCAATCACTGCTCCGGACAGCACAACGCCGCCCCGATCTCATCGAGGCGGCGCGCCAGGCTGGCGACATTAGTTCCCGCGACCACCAGGCACTGGACGCGGGAGCCTCACCGGAAAGCTAG